Proteins from one Camelina sativa cultivar DH55 chromosome 8, Cs, whole genome shotgun sequence genomic window:
- the LOC104707017 gene encoding uncharacterized protein LOC104707017, with protein sequence MVIPPAVRPPRLFDYLKPYVLKMHFTNKFVHAQVIHSPTATVACSASSQEKALRETMDITRDVAAAAKIGKILGERLLMKDIPAITIQMKKEQRYHGKVKAVIDSVREAGVKLL encoded by the coding sequence ATGGTGATTCCACCGGCAGTAAGGCCACCACGTCTCTTCGACTACCTCAAACCTTACGTGCTGAAAATGCACTTCACAAACAAGTTTGTTCACGCACAAGTCATCCACTCACCAACAGCTACAGTAGCTTGCTCAGCTAGCTCGCAGGAGAAAGCACTGAGGGAAACAATGGACATCACACGCGAcgttgctgctgctgcaaaGATTGGTAAGATTCTTGGGGAAAGACTCTTGATGAAAGATATTCCAGCTATTACTATCCAGATGAAGAAAGAGCAGAGGTATCACGGTAAAGTCAAGGCTGTCATCGATTCCGTAAGAGAAGCTGGCGTCAAGTTGCTTTGA
- the LOC104707019 gene encoding protein DETOXIFICATION 26 isoform X1, producing the protein MEKKDAGSKTIEEATVSLLNAAEEGGGVKREIWIETKKLWYIVGPSIFTGLATYSILIITQAFGGHLGDLELAAISIINNFTLGFNYGLLLGMASALETLCGQAFGARKYYMLGVYMQRYWIILFLCCILLLPMYLFATPILKFIGQSDDIAELTGTIALSVIPVHFAFAFFFPLNRFLQCQRKNKVVAISAGVSLAAHILVCWFFVYGYKLGIVGTMASVNVPWWLNNIILFVYSTRGGCTLTWTGFSYEAFTGLLEFTKLSVSSGIMLCLENWYYKILILMTGNRVNAKIAVDSLSICMSINSWELMIPLAFFAGTGIRVANELGAGNGKGARFATIVSIVLSLIIGLFLTVLVVIFHGQIGSFFSSSEDVLNAVDNLSGLLAFTILLNSVQPVLSGVAVGSGWQSYVAYINLGCYYLIGLPFGITMDWVFKFEVKGIWAGMIFGGTAIQTLILIIITTRCDWDHEAHKASMRIKKWSVPDARN; encoded by the exons ATGGAAAAGAAAGACGCCGGATCAAAAACAATAGAAGAAGCAACTGTTTCTCTCTTGAATGCGgcagaggaaggtggaggagtgAAGAGAGAAATATGGATAGAGACTAAGAAGCTATGGTATATTGTCGGACCGTCCATATTTACCGGACTCGCTACTTACTCGATCCTCATCATTACTCAAGCCTTCGGTGGCCATCTCGGTGATCTTGAACTCGCTGCCATCTCCATTATTAACAACTTCACACTCGGCTTCAACTACGGTTTACTC CTTGGGATGGCGAGTGCGTTGGAGACATTATGCGGTCAGGCGTTTGGAGCGAGGAAATATTATATGTTGGGAGTATATATGCAGCGATATTGGATCATTCTTTTCTTATGTTGCATCTTACTTCTTCCTATGTACTTGTTCGCCACGCCTATTCTTAAGTTTATTGGTCAGAGTGACGATATTGCCGAGTTAACAGGGACCATTGCCCTTTCTGTCATCCCCGTTCACTTCGCCTTTGCCTTCTTTTTCCCTCTCAACAGATTCCTACAATGTCAGCGCAAGAACAAG GTGGTTGCAATTTCAGCTGGAGTATCACTTGCGGCTCATATTCTCGTGTGCTGGTTCTTCGTGTATGGCTATAAACTCGGGATCGTAGGGACCATGGCTAGTGTGAACGTGCCATGGTGGCTGAACAACATCATCTTATTTGTGTACAGCACGCGTGGCGGTTGTACACTCACTTGGACTGGCTTCTCCTACGAAGCTTTCACCGGACTTTTGGAATTCACAAAACTTTCTGTCTCTTCCGGAATCATGCTTTG CTTAGAGAATTGGTACTATAAAATACTAATCTTGATGACCGGAAACCGAGTAAATGCTAAAATTGCGGTGGACTCCTTATCTATATG CATGTCGATAAATAGTTGGGAGCTGATGATTCCACTTGCATTCTTTGCGGGAACCGG AATTCGAGTGGCAAACGAACTAGGAGCTGGTAATGGGAAAGGAGCAAGATTTGCAACGATCGTGTCCATCGTACTATCGTTGATTATCGGGTTATTCCTCACTGTGTTGGTAGTAATATTCCACGGCCAAATCGGTTCGTTCTTTTCTTCAAGTGAAGATGTCCTAAACGCAGTTGATAACCTTTCTGGTCTCTTAGCCTTCACTATTCTTCTCAACAGTGTGCAACCAGTTCTTTCCG gTGTTGCGGTTGGTTCGGGTTGGCAATCTTACGTCGCATATATAAATCTGGGATGCTACTACCTTATCGGGCTTCCGTTTGGGATTACTATGGACTGGGTTTTCAAATTTGAAGTCAAG GGAATATGGGCCGGTATGATATTCGGAGGAACCGCAATTCAAACGTTGATATTAATAATCATCACTACAAGATGCGACTGGGATCATGAG GCACATAAAGCAAGTATGCGCATTAAAAAATGGTCAGTACCTGACGCAAGAAACTGA
- the LOC104707019 gene encoding protein DETOXIFICATION 26 isoform X2, which translates to MASALETLCGQAFGARKYYMLGVYMQRYWIILFLCCILLLPMYLFATPILKFIGQSDDIAELTGTIALSVIPVHFAFAFFFPLNRFLQCQRKNKVVAISAGVSLAAHILVCWFFVYGYKLGIVGTMASVNVPWWLNNIILFVYSTRGGCTLTWTGFSYEAFTGLLEFTKLSVSSGIMLCLENWYYKILILMTGNRVNAKIAVDSLSICMSINSWELMIPLAFFAGTGIRVANELGAGNGKGARFATIVSIVLSLIIGLFLTVLVVIFHGQIGSFFSSSEDVLNAVDNLSGLLAFTILLNSVQPVLSGVAVGSGWQSYVAYINLGCYYLIGLPFGITMDWVFKFEVKGIWAGMIFGGTAIQTLILIIITTRCDWDHEAHKASMRIKKWSVPDARN; encoded by the exons ATGGCGAGTGCGTTGGAGACATTATGCGGTCAGGCGTTTGGAGCGAGGAAATATTATATGTTGGGAGTATATATGCAGCGATATTGGATCATTCTTTTCTTATGTTGCATCTTACTTCTTCCTATGTACTTGTTCGCCACGCCTATTCTTAAGTTTATTGGTCAGAGTGACGATATTGCCGAGTTAACAGGGACCATTGCCCTTTCTGTCATCCCCGTTCACTTCGCCTTTGCCTTCTTTTTCCCTCTCAACAGATTCCTACAATGTCAGCGCAAGAACAAG GTGGTTGCAATTTCAGCTGGAGTATCACTTGCGGCTCATATTCTCGTGTGCTGGTTCTTCGTGTATGGCTATAAACTCGGGATCGTAGGGACCATGGCTAGTGTGAACGTGCCATGGTGGCTGAACAACATCATCTTATTTGTGTACAGCACGCGTGGCGGTTGTACACTCACTTGGACTGGCTTCTCCTACGAAGCTTTCACCGGACTTTTGGAATTCACAAAACTTTCTGTCTCTTCCGGAATCATGCTTTG CTTAGAGAATTGGTACTATAAAATACTAATCTTGATGACCGGAAACCGAGTAAATGCTAAAATTGCGGTGGACTCCTTATCTATATG CATGTCGATAAATAGTTGGGAGCTGATGATTCCACTTGCATTCTTTGCGGGAACCGG AATTCGAGTGGCAAACGAACTAGGAGCTGGTAATGGGAAAGGAGCAAGATTTGCAACGATCGTGTCCATCGTACTATCGTTGATTATCGGGTTATTCCTCACTGTGTTGGTAGTAATATTCCACGGCCAAATCGGTTCGTTCTTTTCTTCAAGTGAAGATGTCCTAAACGCAGTTGATAACCTTTCTGGTCTCTTAGCCTTCACTATTCTTCTCAACAGTGTGCAACCAGTTCTTTCCG gTGTTGCGGTTGGTTCGGGTTGGCAATCTTACGTCGCATATATAAATCTGGGATGCTACTACCTTATCGGGCTTCCGTTTGGGATTACTATGGACTGGGTTTTCAAATTTGAAGTCAAG GGAATATGGGCCGGTATGATATTCGGAGGAACCGCAATTCAAACGTTGATATTAATAATCATCACTACAAGATGCGACTGGGATCATGAG GCACATAAAGCAAGTATGCGCATTAAAAAATGGTCAGTACCTGACGCAAGAAACTGA
- the LOC104707021 gene encoding 60S ribosomal protein L22-3, translating into MSRGGAAATKGKKKGVSFTIDCSKPVDDKIMEIASLEKFLQERIKVGGKAGALGDSVSITREKSKITVTSDGQFSKRYLKYLTKKYLKKHNVRDWLRVIAANKDRNLYELRYFNIAENEAEEED; encoded by the exons ATGAGTCGTGGTGGTGCAGCAGCAacaaaggggaagaagaagggagTGTCCTTCACTATTGATTGTTCGAAGCCTGTTGATGACAAGATCATGGAGATTGCTTCTCTAGAGAAGTTTCTTCAGGAGAGGATTAAGGTTGGTGGTAAAGCTGGTGCTCTTGGTGATTCTGTTTCCATCACTCGTGAGAAGAGCAAGATTACTGTTACTTCTGATGGTCAATTCTCCAAGAG ATATCTCAAGTATTTGACAAAGAAGTACTTGAAGAAGCATAACGTGAGGGATTGGCTCAGAGTGATTGCGGCGAACAAGGACCGTAACCTCTATGAGTTGAGGTACTTCAACATTGCTGAGAACGAAGCAGAGGAAGAGGATTAA